In a genomic window of Larus michahellis chromosome 3, bLarMic1.1, whole genome shotgun sequence:
- the NDUFAF7 gene encoding protein arginine methyltransferase NDUFAF7, mitochondrial isoform X2 → MVPLPARRALLAAALGPAGRGRLPRHHAPAAAARPFSGAGGQEEAEGASRATAMLRHLLLKLRATGPVTVAEYMREALTNPGQGYYTRRGGIGESGDFVTSPEISQVFGELIGIWYISEWIAMGKPKAFQLVELGPGRGTLTDDILRVFKQLASLLSKCDVSIHLVEVSPKLSEIQALMLTGGKVQSNPEDKSAYMKGVSKTGIPISWYRDIQDVPPGYSFYLAHEFFDALPIHKFQKTEKGWREVLVDIDPDVPDQLRFVLSPSSTPATENFVQPEETRDHVEVCPEAGVIIQRLACRIEKDGGAALVADYGHDGTKTDTFRVLLQNSRDTATHEQLLHSYDMLMNPKKMGDRFNFFALLPHHRLADPDKKHKPESKSPLPPVAGFGELLLK, encoded by the exons ATGGTCCCGCTGCCCGCGCGCCGCGCGCTCCTCGCGGCCGCCCtgggccccgccggccgcggccgCCTCCCCCGTCACCATG ctccggcggcggcggcgcgacCCTTCTCGGGCGCGGGGGGCCAGGAGGAGGCCGAGGGTGCCAGCCGGGCCACCGCCATGCTGCGGCACCTGCTGCTCAAGCTGCGGGCCACCGGGCCGGTGACGGTGGCCGAGTATATGCGGGAGGCGCTCACCAACCCCGGCCAg GGTTACTACACGCGGCGCGGCGGCATCGGCGAAAGCGGGGATTTCGTCACCTCACCTGAAATAAGTCAGGTGTTCGGCGAG TTAATAGGAATATGGTATATTAGTGAATGGATAGCCATGGGCAAACCTAAAGCGTTCCAGCTGGTGGAACTGGGCCCAGGGAGGGGCACTCTTACCGATGATATATTACGG GTCTTCAAGCAGCTTGCGTCTTTACTAAGTAAATGTGATGTCTCTATTCATCTGGTAGAGGTGAGTCCCAAACTCAGTGAGATCCAAGCGCTGATGCTGACAGGGGGGAAGGTGCAGTCAAACCCTGAGGACAAGTCTGCTTACATGAAAGGCGTTAGCAAGACTGGAATTCCCATTTCCTGGTACAGAGACATTCAAGATGTGCCGCCAG GTTACAGCTTTTACCTAGCACATGAGTTTTTTGATGCCCTGCCAATACATAAGTTTCAG aaaacagagaaaggctGGCGTGAAGTGTTGGTTGATATAGATCCAGATGTTCCTGACCAGCTGCGGTTTGTCCTGTCACCATCCAGTACCCCTGCGACAGAAAACTTTGTTCAG CCTGAAGAAACACGGGATCATGTGGAAGTGTGTCCTGAGGCTGGTGTCATCATTCAGAGGCTTGCCTGTCGCATAGAAAAGGATGGTGGGGCTGCACTGGTTGCTGATTATGGTCATGATGGAACCAAAACTGACACTTTCCGG GTGCTCTTGCAGAATTCACGTGACACAGCAACACATGAGCAGTTACTTCACAGCTATGATATGCTGATGAACCCCAAGAAGATGGGGGACCGTTTTAACTTTTTTGCCCTGCTGCCTCACCACAGACTTGCAGATCCTGACAAGAAACATAAGCCAGAATCAAAGTCTCCCTTACCGCCTGTTGCTGGATTTGGTGAACTCTTACTGAAGTAA
- the NDUFAF7 gene encoding protein arginine methyltransferase NDUFAF7, mitochondrial isoform X1, which translates to MVPLPARRALLAAALGPAGRGRLPRHHAPAAAARPFSGAGGQEEAEGASRATAMLRHLLLKLRATGPVTVAEYMREALTNPGQGYYTRRGGIGESGDFVTSPEISQVFGELIGIWYISEWIAMGKPKAFQLVELGPGRGTLTDDILRVFKQLASLLSKCDVSIHLVEVSPKLSEIQALMLTGGKVQSNPEDKSAYMKGVSKTGIPISWYRDIQDVPPGYSFYLAHEFFDALPIHKFQKTEKGWREVLVDIDPDVPDQLRFVLSPSSTPATENFVQPEETRDHVEVCPEAGVIIQRLACRIEKDGGAALVADYGHDGTKTDTFRGFRNHKLHDVLKAPGTADLTADVDFGYLRKMAQGRTATLGPIKQREFLKNMGIDLRLQVLLQNSRDTATHEQLLHSYDMLMNPKKMGDRFNFFALLPHHRLADPDKKHKPESKSPLPPVAGFGELLLK; encoded by the exons ATGGTCCCGCTGCCCGCGCGCCGCGCGCTCCTCGCGGCCGCCCtgggccccgccggccgcggccgCCTCCCCCGTCACCATG ctccggcggcggcggcgcgacCCTTCTCGGGCGCGGGGGGCCAGGAGGAGGCCGAGGGTGCCAGCCGGGCCACCGCCATGCTGCGGCACCTGCTGCTCAAGCTGCGGGCCACCGGGCCGGTGACGGTGGCCGAGTATATGCGGGAGGCGCTCACCAACCCCGGCCAg GGTTACTACACGCGGCGCGGCGGCATCGGCGAAAGCGGGGATTTCGTCACCTCACCTGAAATAAGTCAGGTGTTCGGCGAG TTAATAGGAATATGGTATATTAGTGAATGGATAGCCATGGGCAAACCTAAAGCGTTCCAGCTGGTGGAACTGGGCCCAGGGAGGGGCACTCTTACCGATGATATATTACGG GTCTTCAAGCAGCTTGCGTCTTTACTAAGTAAATGTGATGTCTCTATTCATCTGGTAGAGGTGAGTCCCAAACTCAGTGAGATCCAAGCGCTGATGCTGACAGGGGGGAAGGTGCAGTCAAACCCTGAGGACAAGTCTGCTTACATGAAAGGCGTTAGCAAGACTGGAATTCCCATTTCCTGGTACAGAGACATTCAAGATGTGCCGCCAG GTTACAGCTTTTACCTAGCACATGAGTTTTTTGATGCCCTGCCAATACATAAGTTTCAG aaaacagagaaaggctGGCGTGAAGTGTTGGTTGATATAGATCCAGATGTTCCTGACCAGCTGCGGTTTGTCCTGTCACCATCCAGTACCCCTGCGACAGAAAACTTTGTTCAG CCTGAAGAAACACGGGATCATGTGGAAGTGTGTCCTGAGGCTGGTGTCATCATTCAGAGGCTTGCCTGTCGCATAGAAAAGGATGGTGGGGCTGCACTGGTTGCTGATTATGGTCATGATGGAACCAAAACTGACACTTTCCGG GGTTTCCGTAATCACAAACTTCATGATGTACTGAAAGCTCCAGGAACAGCAGACCTGACAGCAGACGTTGATTTCGGCTATCTTCGAAAGATGGCACAGGGAAGAACAGCCACATTAGGCCCCATAAAACAGCGggagtttttaaaaaacatgggCATTGACCTCCGATTGCAG GTGCTCTTGCAGAATTCACGTGACACAGCAACACATGAGCAGTTACTTCACAGCTATGATATGCTGATGAACCCCAAGAAGATGGGGGACCGTTTTAACTTTTTTGCCCTGCTGCCTCACCACAGACTTGCAGATCCTGACAAGAAACATAAGCCAGAATCAAAGTCTCCCTTACCGCCTGTTGCTGGATTTGGTGAACTCTTACTGAAGTAA